The genomic interval ATGAAATTTATTCGGTATAACGGTGGCTTTATTTTTCTGGGAAGGTAAATCTGTTGTTTGACTGAAAAGTACCTGTGTTTGCAGGGCACACATACTCATTAATAATAAAAATTTGGCACTTCCTGGTAATACTGTTCGCATATCAATACTCATTGAATTCAAAAAAATTACTAAAGTTTTATTAGGGATTTAACTCGTTTTATGTTTGGATTTCTAAACCGGTGTTTCTAAGTCCGCTACAAGTTACTGGTTCAGAAGGTAAGACTTAATTGAATTCAGCCTAAAAAGTCACCGCTTTGTTGTAAGATTTTTAGCAGCCAAGTGCAACACTCAGAATGTCTTGATTTTATATTTTTTTGGTATCTGAAATTTTTTCTTTGCATTTTGCGACTGGACGTCTAATGCCTGAAGAGAAGTGTGAGGAATCAAGAAGGTAAGAAAGAATTTTCCTTGGTTAAATAATTCATTACAGGCTGCCTGATGCTGCTTTTAATCTTCTATGTAACTATTACACTCCGTACGAGTATACTATCCCATACACAGATTCTAAGGCCAATTTTTCATAATTTACAATTCGGAATGGCAATGCTGCCAGATACTTAAGCCGATAGTTCTTCCACTGGCAAAAGACTGGTATTTGCTACACAGCCTACTAGTAATCTGCTGGCATAAAAGCTTATTATTTAAAAACTCATGGATTCCAACGAAACTAAAACAGATATGCCCAGGTCCAGGAAATTTGTACTGACCAGAAGACTGGACCGGATGTTTATGAACCTGCATGATGTATATAGATTTGTAGCCCGTTTTTTCAGGGAAGTATTCGTGCCACCTTATGAATTTAAAGAGGTAATCAAACAGTGTTATGAAGTAGGTTATAACTCGCTTCCGCTGGTTTCGCTGACCGGCTTTATCATAGGTATTGTATTCACCAATCAGTCCAGACCTTCGCTGTCGGAATTTGGGGCTACTTCCTGGCTGCCTTCTCTAATGGCCATCGCTATCATCCGGGCAATGGCTCCGCTGGTAACAGCCCTGATTGCGGCCGGAAAAGTAGGTTCAAATATTGGTGCAGAACTAGGGTCCATGAAAGTAACCGAACAGATAGATGCGATGGAAGTTTCGGCAACCAATCCTTTCAAATTTCTGGTGGTAAGCCGGGTACTAGCCACTACCTTTATGATTCCTGTGTTAACGATGTACACCATTTTTGTCGGGCTTATCGGATCGTATGTAAATGTACACCAACATGAACTGACCAGCTTTGCTACCTATTTTGATCAGGTATTCGGTGCCATCTCCTTCCTGGATATTTTTTCGTCACTAATTAAATCCTTCATTTTTGGATTTACCATCGGAATGGTAGGCTGTTATAAGGGGTATAATTCTTCCAAGGGAACAGAAGGGGTAGGAAAAGCAGCAAATGCTTCGGTGGTTACAGCCATGTTTCTGATTTTTATCGAAGAATTACTTTCCCTTCAGGTTATCAATGCATTCCGTTCTATGTGAGCTAGCGGTTTATGAAAAAGATACATTCAAAAATTGATAAAAACAACAAAGTGATATCTATCAGAGGGCTGAAAAAAGCCTTTGATGATTTCGAAGTGTTAAAAGGTGTTGACCTGGATTTAT from Rhodocytophaga rosea carries:
- a CDS encoding MlaE family ABC transporter permease, with translation MDSNETKTDMPRSRKFVLTRRLDRMFMNLHDVYRFVARFFREVFVPPYEFKEVIKQCYEVGYNSLPLVSLTGFIIGIVFTNQSRPSLSEFGATSWLPSLMAIAIIRAMAPLVTALIAAGKVGSNIGAELGSMKVTEQIDAMEVSATNPFKFLVVSRVLATTFMIPVLTMYTIFVGLIGSYVNVHQHELTSFATYFDQVFGAISFLDIFSSLIKSFIFGFTIGMVGCYKGYNSSKGTEGVGKAANASVVTAMFLIFIEELLSLQVINAFRSM